Proteins from one Cellulosilyticum lentocellum DSM 5427 genomic window:
- a CDS encoding sensor histidine kinase — MRKLAYSDWKISIKLSIMYMCFLVFPLSISLTIYAYISNQITIEKQVSLITQSLNSLETNIDNVITNVSNNSRIIIANNEIQQVIKEKSNTELVANQNRVSTALVEMVHSIPYVQSIYVFDHYGHRYGSDKHSLKSLKFTSIEEASWYERAKDEKGYYIIEINADDIFLNGEAENTISLIRIINSTVTMKPIGTLMINISEEAFKSNYDEISSGYSPNILLLNENQKVIATEGDISKEIINEVFPKGLKDEKGSRIVSVNDSRYLFSYKVLSKYGWMAIMSIPIKELEREPYQVAIVVIIIMSGIFVMVSCLIMSHTITKPIERLVHSMKQMETGKFVKVDIKTGGDEVGELKNHYNDMVDEIEKLIKRIYAEQQFKRTAELRMLQEQVKPHFLYNTIDAMRFLAYSGRNDELCEALEAFGNYYRTSLSKGSEIISLEEEINIVKDYLYLQKMRYGETIQFTFEIEACVLPYTVPKLILQPLVENAIYHGIKPKQQLGHIAIRSRLEENYILLEVEDDGVGMAGEKIATIMNNKASFGLRGTFERLNIFFERRDLYRIESEEDRGTKIMLYIPIGGSRE; from the coding sequence ATGAGAAAGCTAGCATATTCAGATTGGAAGATTTCAATTAAGTTGTCTATTATGTATATGTGTTTTTTGGTTTTTCCCTTAAGTATATCGCTTACCATCTATGCTTATATAAGCAATCAAATTACTATTGAAAAACAAGTAAGTCTAATAACACAATCATTAAACTCGCTTGAAACGAATATTGATAATGTCATTACTAATGTTAGCAATAACTCTAGAATTATAATAGCCAATAATGAAATTCAACAAGTTATTAAAGAAAAGAGTAATACAGAATTAGTAGCCAATCAAAACAGGGTTTCGACAGCTCTAGTGGAGATGGTTCACTCTATACCTTATGTTCAGTCCATTTATGTATTTGATCATTATGGTCATCGATATGGTTCAGATAAGCATTCTTTGAAGTCTTTAAAATTTACATCTATTGAAGAGGCCTCTTGGTACGAGAGAGCAAAGGATGAGAAAGGTTATTATATTATTGAGATTAATGCAGATGATATTTTTTTGAATGGAGAAGCAGAAAATACCATTTCTTTGATTCGTATTATTAATAGCACAGTGACAATGAAGCCCATAGGCACATTGATGATTAACATCTCAGAGGAGGCCTTTAAAAGTAATTATGATGAAATTTCAAGTGGCTATAGTCCTAATATTTTACTGCTGAATGAAAATCAAAAAGTAATTGCTACAGAAGGGGATATCTCTAAAGAAATAATTAATGAGGTTTTTCCTAAAGGATTAAAGGATGAGAAGGGGTCACGCATTGTAAGTGTAAATGATAGTAGGTATTTATTTTCATACAAAGTGTTATCTAAATATGGCTGGATGGCTATTATGAGTATTCCAATAAAGGAATTAGAGAGGGAACCTTATCAAGTAGCCATTGTTGTTATTATTATTATGAGCGGTATTTTTGTTATGGTGAGCTGTTTAATTATGTCTCACACTATTACAAAACCTATTGAAAGATTGGTTCATTCAATGAAACAGATGGAAACTGGAAAGTTTGTAAAGGTAGATATAAAGACAGGAGGCGATGAGGTTGGTGAACTTAAAAATCATTATAATGATATGGTAGATGAGATTGAAAAACTCATTAAAAGAATTTATGCAGAACAGCAGTTTAAGAGAACTGCTGAACTTAGGATGTTGCAAGAACAAGTAAAGCCCCACTTTTTATACAATACTATTGATGCCATGCGGTTTTTGGCTTATTCAGGAAGAAATGACGAACTTTGTGAAGCGCTAGAGGCCTTTGGAAATTACTATCGTACTAGCTTAAGTAAGGGAAGTGAAATTATTTCACTTGAAGAGGAAATAAATATTGTAAAAGATTATTTATACCTGCAAAAAATGAGATATGGAGAGACCATACAGTTTACCTTTGAAATAGAAGCTTGTGTACTGCCCTATACAGTACCAAAACTTATACTGCAACCATTAGTGGAAAATGCTATTTACCATGGTATTAAACCAAAACAACAACTAGGGCATATCGCCATTCGTTCGAGATTAGAAGAAAACTATATTTTACTTGAAGTAGAAGATGATGGGGTTGGTATGGCAGGAGAAAAAATAGCAACTATTATGAATAATAAGGCAAGCTTTGGGTTAAGGGGAACTTTTGAACGATTGAACATTTTTTTCGAAAGAAGAGATTTATATAGGATAGAAAGTGAGGAAGATAGGGGGACGAAGATAATGCTTTATATACCAATAGGGGGGAGTAGAGAGTAA
- a CDS encoding extracellular solute-binding protein: MGKFKKAITFLISSMMAFSMIGCTGGTTTTGDETKTENTASTSKEAIQEAETTSDEVVTLNLWHIWAAESESSKAPFEAAVKEFNEENPNIQVVLDATENETYKTKMTATIAANEAPDIYFYWSGGYMKNIVDAGKVLALDEYLDDATKDKILNGTLTNMTFDGKIYGIGHSMSVGTFFVNTELFNKYSVKIPETWDELVTACKTFKDNGITPMAVGAKDRWCIDMYLDIIETRAAGYETCYNALTKNGSFVDEGIIEGAAKLQELVDMGAFTNGALGVSRDESEVPFYNGQIPMYVNGSWTIGNINADDCPVKGKISIAKFPTINEKSNVNDFTGGVAETFVVNAATKHPKEAVYALRTISEKFSKNLYLSGAGIPTWKVDVDESQIDPLTLQLVDLIQDSNSFTLWWNTLLEGEDSETYMNKSAELFAKQITPEEFVKQLQTMNE, encoded by the coding sequence ATGGGGAAATTTAAAAAGGCAATAACATTCTTAATCTCAAGCATGATGGCATTTTCAATGATAGGATGTACAGGCGGTACTACTACAACAGGGGATGAAACTAAAACTGAGAATACTGCTAGTACAAGTAAAGAAGCAATACAAGAAGCAGAAACTACCTCAGATGAAGTGGTGACCTTGAATTTGTGGCATATTTGGGCAGCGGAAAGTGAATCTAGTAAAGCGCCATTTGAAGCAGCAGTAAAAGAGTTTAATGAGGAAAATCCTAATATTCAGGTAGTATTAGATGCAACTGAAAATGAAACTTATAAAACGAAGATGACAGCAACAATTGCAGCTAATGAAGCACCAGACATTTATTTCTACTGGAGCGGCGGTTATATGAAGAATATCGTAGATGCAGGTAAAGTCCTTGCGTTAGATGAGTACCTTGATGATGCTACGAAAGATAAAATATTAAATGGTACGCTTACCAATATGACATTTGACGGAAAGATTTATGGTATAGGACACTCAATGTCAGTTGGTACATTCTTTGTAAATACAGAGTTATTTAATAAATATAGTGTTAAAATTCCTGAAACATGGGATGAATTAGTAACAGCTTGTAAAACATTTAAAGATAATGGTATTACACCAATGGCAGTAGGTGCTAAAGATAGATGGTGTATCGATATGTATTTAGATATTATAGAAACAAGAGCAGCAGGCTATGAAACATGTTATAATGCTTTAACTAAAAACGGCTCTTTCGTAGATGAGGGTATTATTGAAGGTGCTGCTAAATTACAAGAACTTGTAGACATGGGTGCATTTACAAATGGTGCTTTAGGAGTATCAAGAGATGAATCAGAAGTACCTTTCTATAATGGTCAAATACCAATGTACGTTAATGGTAGCTGGACAATTGGAAATATCAATGCAGATGATTGTCCTGTAAAAGGTAAAATCTCAATTGCTAAATTCCCAACGATTAACGAAAAGAGCAATGTGAATGACTTTACTGGTGGTGTAGCTGAAACCTTTGTAGTTAATGCTGCTACAAAACATCCTAAAGAAGCAGTATATGCATTAAGAACAATTTCTGAAAAATTCTCTAAGAACTTATACTTAAGTGGGGCTGGTATCCCAACATGGAAAGTAGATGTAGATGAATCTCAAATTGATCCACTGACATTACAATTAGTTGATTTGATTCAGGACTCTAATTCAT
- a CDS encoding response regulator transcription factor, whose protein sequence is MIKVLVIDDEEKTRGLIKLLINKELGINMICEATNGEEGIAVIKQKYPDIVITDIKMPIVDGLELTQKALAYNPDLIIIMISAYEEFEYAQRAIKLGVSDYLLKPIRKNELNEALKKAIMRVKERRLKYGISEKESASRPVIQQVLEYVREHLSDQDLSLSTVAAHFFLNSSYLSRLFKREVGEPFIEYLTKARIERAIWYLENTDKKAYEIAELVGVVDATYFSKCFKKNRGMSIHDYKKVIKNYKDNLQ, encoded by the coding sequence ATGATTAAAGTGCTCGTAATTGATGATGAAGAGAAAACCAGGGGACTTATTAAGCTGCTTATTAACAAGGAACTAGGGATAAATATGATTTGTGAAGCTACTAATGGAGAAGAAGGTATAGCAGTGATTAAGCAAAAATATCCAGATATAGTCATTACGGATATAAAGATGCCTATTGTAGATGGTTTAGAGTTGACTCAAAAAGCATTAGCTTATAACCCCGATTTGATTATTATTATGATTAGTGCCTATGAAGAATTTGAGTATGCCCAAAGAGCTATCAAATTAGGGGTGTCTGACTATCTTTTAAAACCTATTAGAAAAAATGAATTAAATGAAGCTTTAAAAAAAGCTATTATGAGGGTAAAGGAAAGAAGGCTTAAGTACGGCATTAGTGAAAAGGAAAGTGCATCGAGGCCAGTCATTCAACAGGTATTAGAGTATGTGAGAGAGCATTTAAGTGATCAAGATCTATCTTTATCAACAGTGGCCGCCCATTTTTTTTTGAATTCATCTTATTTAAGTAGATTATTCAAGAGAGAGGTAGGCGAACCTTTCATAGAATATCTTACAAAGGCAAGAATCGAGAGAGCTATATGGTACCTTGAAAATACAGATAAGAAAGCTTATGAGATAGCTGAATTAGTAGGTGTAGTAGATGCTACTTATTTTAGTAAATGTTTTAAGAAAAATAGGGGGATGTCCATTCATGATTATAAAAAAGTGATAAAAAATTATAAGGATAACTTACAATAG
- the fsa gene encoding fructose-6-phosphate aldolase has translation MKLFVDTANTEEIRKANDLGVICGVTTNPSLIAREGLEFKSVIKEITEIVDGPISAEVISLEAPKMVEEALELAKIHKNIVIKLPMTEEGLKATKQLTAKGIKTNVTLIFSAAQALLAARAGATYVSPFLGRLDDIGTEGMQLVRDIAEIFDIHGIETEIIAASVRSPLHVVDAAKAGAHIATVPYNVIIQMTKHPLTDNGIQRFLKDWEGLEQKLN, from the coding sequence ATGAAATTATTTGTGGACACAGCTAATACTGAAGAAATTCGTAAGGCAAATGACCTAGGAGTAATCTGTGGGGTAACTACTAACCCTTCTCTTATTGCTCGTGAAGGACTTGAGTTTAAATCAGTTATTAAAGAAATTACAGAGATTGTAGATGGCCCTATTAGTGCCGAGGTTATTTCACTTGAAGCACCTAAAATGGTAGAGGAAGCTTTAGAACTTGCTAAAATACACAAAAATATTGTTATTAAATTACCTATGACAGAAGAAGGTTTAAAAGCAACGAAACAGCTAACTGCCAAAGGGATTAAAACCAATGTAACTTTAATTTTTTCAGCTGCACAAGCTCTACTTGCAGCTAGAGCTGGAGCTACTTATGTTAGTCCATTCTTGGGAAGACTAGATGATATAGGAACAGAAGGTATGCAATTAGTAAGAGACATTGCAGAAATATTTGATATCCACGGCATTGAAACAGAGATTATCGCAGCTAGTGTACGTAGTCCTCTTCATGTAGTAGATGCAGCTAAAGCAGGAGCTCATATTGCAACTGTCCCTTATAACGTCATTATTCAAATGACTAAACATCCTCTTACAGATAATGGTATTCAAAGATTCCTCAAGGATTGGGAAGGTTTAGAACAAAAGCTTAACTAA
- the tkt gene encoding transketolase, with protein MKVEQKTINTIRVLAAEAVQEANSGHPGLPLGSAPMAYTLWANMAHNPKNPKWENRDRFVLSAGHGSALLYALLHVFNYGLTAEDLKNFRQEGSLTPGHPEYGHTVGVEATTGPLGQGIAMAVGMAMAEKHLSAEFNKEGYPIVDHYTYTLVGDGCLMEGISYEAAALAGTLALGKLIVLYDSNNITIEGSTNIAFKENVRARFEAQGFETFLVEDGNDIAAIKKALDEAKANLSKPSFIEIKTQIGYGCPKKQGKAAAHGEPLGQENLAEMRSFLEHHDQAFFVEDEVKMHIKELNQAGAKKEAEWQKLFESYAKTYPEYAKKWEQWHNPEEVKLYIYDKYQDTSKKMATRVASYEVINHMADIVDYIIGGSADLAPSTKTYMNDKGDFSSEDYTGRNLHFGIREHAMGAIANGITLHGGLRTFCSTFFVFSDYMKNPMRLAALMKLPVTYVLTHDSIGVGEDGPTHQPIEQLAMLRSTPNLITFRPADAKETVAAWEYALNSKTEPVAIVLSRQDLPFLEKSGEEAKKGAYVVGGVAPEEAEILLIATGSEVHLVEQAIKVLAEEGIKASAISMASVDVFEKQSDEYKESILPSNKVKRIAIEAATSFGWHKYTGFEGQVISIDTFGESAPAGIIFKKQGFAVENVVNQAKQMLRK; from the coding sequence ATGAAAGTAGAGCAAAAAACAATTAATACTATTCGTGTATTAGCAGCAGAAGCTGTTCAAGAGGCTAATTCAGGACATCCAGGATTGCCTTTAGGTTCTGCGCCTATGGCATATACTTTATGGGCTAATATGGCACATAATCCTAAAAATCCAAAATGGGAAAATAGAGACCGCTTTGTTCTTTCAGCAGGACATGGTTCAGCCCTATTATATGCTTTATTACATGTATTTAATTATGGACTCACAGCAGAAGACCTCAAGAATTTCCGCCAAGAAGGAAGCCTAACACCAGGTCATCCAGAGTATGGACATACTGTTGGAGTAGAAGCAACTACAGGACCTTTAGGACAAGGAATTGCCATGGCAGTAGGTATGGCCATGGCAGAAAAACATTTGAGTGCTGAATTCAACAAAGAGGGATATCCTATTGTAGATCATTATACCTATACATTAGTTGGAGATGGCTGCTTGATGGAAGGTATTTCTTATGAAGCAGCGGCCTTAGCAGGTACTCTAGCATTAGGTAAGCTTATTGTACTTTATGACTCAAATAATATTACAATTGAAGGTAGTACCAATATTGCTTTTAAAGAAAACGTAAGAGCACGTTTTGAGGCACAAGGTTTTGAAACCTTCCTTGTAGAAGACGGTAATGATATAGCGGCTATTAAAAAAGCACTAGATGAGGCTAAAGCTAATCTATCAAAACCAAGCTTTATAGAAATAAAAACACAAATTGGATATGGTTGCCCAAAGAAACAAGGAAAAGCAGCAGCACATGGTGAGCCTTTAGGACAGGAGAATTTAGCAGAAATGAGAAGCTTTTTAGAACACCATGATCAAGCATTCTTTGTAGAAGATGAAGTGAAAATGCATATTAAAGAACTTAATCAAGCGGGTGCTAAGAAAGAAGCTGAGTGGCAGAAGTTATTTGAAAGCTATGCCAAAACTTATCCAGAATATGCTAAGAAGTGGGAGCAGTGGCATAACCCAGAAGAAGTAAAATTATATATTTATGATAAGTATCAAGATACAAGTAAGAAAATGGCTACACGTGTAGCATCTTACGAAGTCATTAATCATATGGCAGACATAGTTGATTACATAATAGGAGGATCTGCAGACCTTGCTCCTTCGACTAAGACTTATATGAATGATAAGGGGGATTTTAGTAGCGAAGACTATACAGGGCGGAATCTTCACTTTGGCATTCGTGAACATGCTATGGGTGCTATAGCAAATGGTATCACTTTACACGGGGGACTTAGAACCTTCTGTTCAACCTTCTTTGTATTTAGTGATTATATGAAGAATCCAATGCGATTAGCAGCACTTATGAAATTGCCAGTAACTTATGTATTAACTCATGATAGCATAGGAGTAGGAGAAGATGGTCCAACACATCAACCTATAGAGCAGCTAGCAATGCTTCGTAGTACGCCAAACCTTATAACTTTTAGGCCAGCTGATGCGAAAGAAACAGTGGCAGCATGGGAGTATGCACTAAATAGTAAAACAGAACCAGTAGCTATTGTTCTTTCAAGACAAGACCTACCTTTCCTTGAAAAATCAGGAGAAGAAGCTAAGAAAGGTGCCTATGTCGTAGGTGGTGTAGCGCCAGAAGAGGCGGAGATATTATTAATTGCAACAGGTTCAGAGGTACATTTAGTTGAACAAGCAATAAAAGTATTAGCTGAAGAAGGTATTAAAGCAAGTGCTATTAGTATGGCATCTGTAGATGTTTTTGAAAAGCAATCTGACGAGTATAAAGAATCTATCCTGCCAAGTAATAAGGTAAAGAGAATTGCAATAGAAGCAGCTACTAGCTTCGGTTGGCATAAGTACACAGGATTTGAAGGACAAGTGATTTCAATAGATACCTTTGGTGAGTCAGCTCCGGCAGGTATTATATTTAAAAAGCAGGGATTTGCAGTAGAGAATGTAGTAAATCAAGCTAAGCAAATGTTACGTAAATAG